From the genome of Arthrobacter alpinus, one region includes:
- a CDS encoding vitamin K epoxide reductase family protein, with amino-acid sequence MPLPRVSASLSQEAALPSMVRARPFGWFLIITGAIGWLASATLVLERIHLYNNPDAKVSCDFNSWISCGDVMKTPEAAILGFPNPFIGVAAFVILITTGVVLLAGATLSRWYWVSLQVGITAGFALVCWFWFTAVYTLAILCPYCMIVWAVMIPLLVWITLRNLQHGVFRAPAALTKFLTDWAWIIVGLIYVAVIASIFFKFMYAIFGA; translated from the coding sequence ATGCCTCTCCCCCGCGTTTCCGCTTCCCTCTCGCAGGAAGCCGCACTGCCCTCCATGGTGCGGGCACGGCCTTTCGGCTGGTTCCTAATCATCACCGGCGCCATTGGCTGGCTCGCCTCGGCAACACTGGTGCTGGAACGGATCCACCTGTACAACAACCCCGATGCCAAGGTCAGCTGCGACTTCAACTCCTGGATCTCCTGCGGTGACGTCATGAAGACCCCCGAGGCTGCCATCCTTGGTTTCCCCAACCCGTTCATTGGCGTCGCCGCGTTCGTCATCCTCATCACCACCGGCGTGGTTTTGCTGGCCGGGGCCACACTCAGCCGCTGGTACTGGGTTTCCCTGCAGGTCGGCATCACCGCCGGATTCGCTTTGGTTTGCTGGTTCTGGTTCACGGCCGTGTACACACTCGCCATCTTGTGCCCTTACTGCATGATCGTCTGGGCCGTGATGATTCCGCTGTTGGTCTGGATCACGCTCCGCAACCTCCAACATGGGGTCTTCCGTGCTCCCGCTGCCCTGACCAAGTTCCTCACTGACTGGGCCTGGATCATCGTCGGCCTGATCTACGTCGCAGTCATCGCTTCAATCTTCTTCAAGTTCATGTACGCCATCTTCGGCGCCTAA
- the ndk gene encoding nucleoside-diphosphate kinase gives MSIERTLVLIKPDGVTRNLSGAILARIEAKGYTLAQLEMVNATREVLEQHYEEHVGKPFYEPLVEFMLSGPVVAAIFEGNSVIAGFRSLAGATDPTVAAPGTIRGDFGRDWGLKVQQNLVHGSDSVLSAEREIGIWFG, from the coding sequence GTGAGCATTGAGCGCACCCTTGTCCTGATCAAGCCCGACGGCGTCACCCGCAACCTCTCCGGTGCCATCCTGGCCCGCATCGAAGCGAAGGGTTACACGCTGGCCCAGCTGGAAATGGTCAATGCGACCCGTGAAGTGCTCGAGCAGCACTATGAGGAGCACGTTGGCAAACCCTTCTACGAACCGCTGGTTGAGTTCATGCTCTCCGGCCCGGTTGTTGCGGCAATCTTTGAAGGCAACAGCGTCATTGCGGGCTTCCGCTCCTTGGCTGGCGCAACAGACCCAACAGTCGCCGCTCCCGGCACGATCCGCGGTGACTTCGGTCGCGACTGGGGCCTGAAGGTCCAGCAAAACCTGGTACACGGCTCCGACTCGGTGCTCTCCGCTGAACGCGAGATCGGCATCTGGTTCGGCTAA
- a CDS encoding DUF4233 domain-containing protein, translated as MAKLTKAQREWRPGMPKKLRSTKTMFASTVLLLEAFVALFLGLALFGLNGKNPAYLVVAGIMAVLFVAACAFMGKKWGAGFGWVLQLLLLAGGFWEPSMFVVGILFGVSWWYALHAGSRIDRDNRERARQQAHWDAAHPDAQV; from the coding sequence ATGGCGAAACTGACTAAGGCGCAACGCGAATGGCGCCCAGGCATGCCCAAGAAGCTGCGCTCCACCAAGACCATGTTCGCCTCCACGGTGCTTCTGCTTGAGGCCTTTGTGGCGTTGTTCTTAGGCTTGGCCCTGTTCGGCCTGAACGGGAAGAACCCCGCCTACCTAGTAGTGGCGGGCATCATGGCGGTGTTGTTCGTTGCCGCGTGCGCCTTCATGGGCAAGAAGTGGGGTGCGGGGTTCGGTTGGGTTTTGCAGCTGCTGCTACTTGCTGGCGGCTTCTGGGAACCGTCTATGTTCGTTGTGGGCATCCTGTTTGGTGTCTCCTGGTGGTACGCCCTGCATGCAGGTTCCCGTATTGACCGGGACAACCGTGAGCGGGCCCGCCAACAAGCGCACTGGGACGCCGCTCACCCCGATGCGCAAGTGTAA
- a CDS encoding bifunctional folylpolyglutamate synthase/dihydrofolate synthase — translation MTTDHDEFSVESVYAELLGRAPENKMEPRLAPLFRAMDILGEPNKAFPIIHITGTNGKTSTARMIESGLLAHGLRTGRYTSPHLSKVTERISIDGAPVDDATFVRIWDEIRPYLQIVDTELEAANEVRLTYFEALTILAYAIFADEPVDVAVLEVGLGGITDATNVGDGQVAVITPISLDHVELLGDTTGQIAREKAGIIKEGAFLISSAQPADAAQVILDKAREMHAQFRFEGVEFGVESRTIAVGGQMITLQGLAGRYPDILLPLHGEHQAENAAVALAALEAFLGGGEKELNLDLVQEGFGNASSPGRMEVLRTSPTIVVDAAHNPAGIAVTAVALQESFAFSKLVVVLGVLADKDAEGILRSLKEAYGDEAAEICLTQSNSPRAIPADELAEMALDLGWDEDDVHIALKLDDAIEWAVERAEANNDLAGGVLITGSITVVGEARILLGRPGEKEEA, via the coding sequence ATGACTACCGACCACGACGAATTTTCAGTCGAGAGCGTGTATGCGGAACTGCTGGGCCGTGCTCCCGAAAACAAGATGGAACCCCGTCTTGCCCCACTGTTCCGTGCCATGGACATCCTGGGTGAGCCGAACAAGGCCTTCCCCATCATCCACATCACCGGCACCAACGGAAAAACTTCCACAGCCCGGATGATCGAGTCCGGCCTGCTCGCCCACGGGCTACGCACGGGCCGGTACACAAGCCCGCACCTGAGCAAGGTGACCGAGCGCATTAGCATTGACGGCGCGCCCGTGGACGACGCCACGTTTGTGAGGATTTGGGACGAGATTCGCCCCTATCTGCAGATTGTGGACACGGAACTGGAGGCCGCCAACGAGGTGCGCCTGACCTACTTTGAGGCCCTGACGATCCTGGCGTACGCCATCTTTGCCGACGAGCCGGTTGACGTGGCGGTTCTGGAGGTGGGCCTGGGCGGGATTACCGACGCCACCAATGTGGGCGACGGCCAGGTGGCCGTCATCACCCCCATCTCCTTGGACCATGTGGAGCTCTTAGGTGACACGACAGGTCAGATCGCCCGTGAAAAGGCAGGCATCATCAAGGAAGGCGCGTTCCTGATCAGTTCGGCACAGCCAGCAGACGCAGCCCAAGTCATTTTGGACAAGGCCCGCGAAATGCACGCCCAATTCCGGTTTGAGGGCGTGGAGTTCGGGGTGGAATCACGCACCATCGCCGTGGGCGGGCAAATGATCACCCTGCAGGGGCTGGCCGGTCGCTACCCGGATATCCTGCTTCCACTGCACGGGGAACACCAGGCAGAAAACGCCGCCGTCGCCCTTGCCGCCCTGGAAGCATTCCTTGGCGGCGGCGAGAAGGAACTGAACCTGGATCTAGTCCAGGAAGGTTTCGGCAATGCCAGCTCACCTGGCCGGATGGAAGTGCTGCGCACCTCGCCTACCATTGTGGTGGATGCCGCCCACAACCCGGCCGGCATCGCCGTCACCGCAGTTGCCCTGCAGGAATCGTTCGCCTTCAGCAAGCTTGTGGTGGTGCTGGGCGTCCTGGCAGACAAGGACGCTGAGGGGATCCTGCGTTCCCTCAAGGAAGCGTACGGGGATGAGGCTGCGGAAATTTGCCTAACGCAATCCAACTCGCCACGTGCCATCCCTGCCGACGAGCTGGCCGAAATGGCCCTGGACTTGGGCTGGGACGAGGACGACGTCCACATTGCACTGAAACTTGACGACGCCATCGAATGGGCGGTGGAACGCGCCGAGGCCAACAACGATTTGGCCGGCGGCGTGCTGATCACCGGCTCCATCACCGTTGTGGGGGAGGCCCGGATCCTGTTGGGCCGTCCCGGCGAGAAGGAAGAGGCCTAG
- the ileS gene encoding isoleucine--tRNA ligase encodes MTHFPKATAATGLHADSHHVPASVSFPKVEELVLKYWAEDDTFQASIDARDAGEDGSNEFVFYDGPPFANGLPHYGHLLTGYAKDLVARYQTQRGRRVERRFGWDTHGLPAELEAMKQLGMTDKAQIEAMGIDKFNDACRASVMKYAGEWQEYVTRQARWVDFKHDYKTLNVEYMESVLWAFKQLHTKGLTYNGYRVLPYCWKDETPLSNHELRMDEDVYKDRQDQTVTVTFPILAGESALSQELAGVAAIAWTTTPWTLPTNQALAVGPQVSYAVVPVGPHGTTAGAGKFLLAADLVGAYAKDLGYDDAAAATSAVTASYVGAELEGLKYEPLWDYFADDEKYGTAKSWQFLLADYVTTTDGTGIVHQAPAYGEEDQKVCEQYGIPVVLSVDEGANFLPLFAQGPLSEIAGVQVFDANKSITRVLKDAGRLVRQASYVHSYPHCWRCRTPLIYRAVSSWYVEVTAFKDRMVELNQDINWIPGNVKDGQFGKWLANARDWSISRNRYWGSPIPVWQSDDPEYPRTDVYGSLAEMAADFGRLPVNNDGEVDLHRPFIDALTRPNPDDPTGKSTMRRVEDVLDVWFDSGSMPYAQVHYPFENQDWFDTHNPADFIVEYIGQTRGWFYMLHILSTALFDRPAFRNVISHGIVLGSDGQKMSKSLRNYPDVSEVLDRDGSDAMRWFLMSSPILRGGNLVVTEQGIRDGVRQVILPLWNVYSFFTLYANTANNGQGYDAKLRFDGYTDTMDQYLLANTGDLVRELTAKLDDYDVSGACDSLRNYLDMLTNWYVRRSRGRFFDENADAFDALYTALETVCRVAAPLLPLVTEEIWRGLTGGRSVHLTDWPNAELFVSNAALVEQMDKIQQICSTGSSLRKAAKLRVRLPLQELTVVAPNAALLNDGAAIVAEELNIRTVRFVDASDASPEEFGITSKLVVNARAAGPRLGKNVQLAIKGSKSGDWSITDGVVTAGGLALEPSEYTLETMVTEASDGGQSAVAMLPHGGFVVLDTELTPELEAEGAARDMVRAIQQARKDAGLNVSDRIRTIISAPQDVVDALHANAELVKKETLTLKLELIPGDVETTITVERTIA; translated from the coding sequence ATGACCCACTTCCCGAAGGCAACCGCCGCCACCGGCCTGCACGCCGACTCCCACCACGTTCCCGCCTCCGTGAGTTTTCCGAAGGTGGAGGAACTCGTCCTGAAATACTGGGCAGAGGATGACACCTTCCAGGCAAGCATCGACGCCCGCGACGCAGGTGAGGATGGCTCGAACGAGTTTGTCTTCTACGACGGCCCCCCCTTCGCCAACGGCCTGCCCCACTACGGGCACCTGCTGACCGGCTACGCCAAGGACCTGGTGGCCCGCTACCAGACACAGCGCGGGCGCCGCGTGGAGCGTCGCTTCGGCTGGGACACGCACGGGCTTCCCGCCGAGTTGGAGGCGATGAAGCAGCTGGGCATGACCGACAAGGCCCAGATCGAGGCCATGGGCATCGACAAGTTCAACGACGCCTGCCGTGCCTCCGTCATGAAATACGCCGGCGAATGGCAGGAATACGTCACTCGCCAGGCCCGCTGGGTCGACTTCAAACACGATTACAAGACACTCAACGTCGAGTACATGGAGTCCGTGCTGTGGGCGTTCAAGCAGCTCCATACCAAGGGCTTGACCTACAACGGCTACCGAGTGCTGCCGTACTGCTGGAAGGATGAGACGCCGCTTTCCAACCACGAGCTGCGCATGGACGAGGACGTCTACAAGGACCGCCAAGACCAGACCGTCACTGTCACCTTCCCCATCCTGGCCGGCGAATCCGCACTCTCGCAGGAACTGGCCGGGGTTGCCGCCATCGCCTGGACCACCACGCCCTGGACCCTGCCCACCAACCAGGCCCTCGCCGTGGGGCCGCAGGTGAGCTACGCCGTCGTGCCGGTGGGACCCCACGGAACGACAGCTGGCGCCGGAAAATTTCTGCTGGCCGCGGACCTGGTGGGCGCGTACGCCAAGGATCTGGGGTACGACGACGCTGCTGCCGCGACCTCCGCGGTCACCGCCAGCTACGTGGGTGCCGAACTTGAGGGCCTGAAATACGAGCCGCTGTGGGACTACTTTGCCGATGACGAAAAGTACGGTACGGCCAAGTCCTGGCAGTTCCTGCTCGCCGACTACGTGACCACCACCGACGGTACCGGAATCGTTCACCAGGCCCCCGCCTACGGTGAAGAGGATCAGAAGGTCTGCGAGCAGTACGGCATCCCCGTGGTTCTCTCGGTCGATGAGGGTGCGAACTTCCTACCCCTGTTTGCGCAAGGGCCGCTGAGCGAGATCGCAGGCGTGCAGGTCTTCGACGCCAACAAGAGCATCACACGCGTCTTGAAGGACGCCGGGCGCCTGGTCCGCCAGGCCAGCTATGTGCACAGCTACCCGCACTGCTGGCGCTGCCGCACACCCCTGATCTACCGGGCCGTCTCCTCCTGGTACGTGGAAGTCACCGCGTTTAAGGACCGCATGGTGGAGCTGAACCAGGACATCAACTGGATCCCCGGCAACGTTAAGGACGGCCAGTTCGGCAAGTGGCTGGCCAACGCCCGCGACTGGTCCATCTCCCGCAACCGCTACTGGGGCAGCCCCATCCCCGTGTGGCAGTCCGATGACCCCGAGTACCCGCGCACCGACGTGTACGGCTCCCTCGCAGAGATGGCGGCCGACTTTGGCCGCCTGCCGGTGAACAACGACGGTGAGGTGGACCTACACCGTCCGTTCATCGACGCGCTGACCCGGCCCAACCCGGATGACCCCACAGGCAAGTCCACCATGCGCCGAGTTGAGGACGTCCTGGACGTCTGGTTCGATTCCGGCTCCATGCCCTACGCCCAGGTGCACTACCCGTTCGAGAATCAGGACTGGTTCGACACCCACAACCCGGCCGACTTCATCGTCGAATACATCGGGCAGACTCGCGGCTGGTTCTACATGCTGCATATCCTCTCCACGGCCCTCTTTGACCGCCCGGCGTTCAGGAACGTGATCAGCCACGGCATCGTGCTCGGCTCGGATGGGCAGAAGATGTCTAAGTCGCTGCGCAACTACCCGGACGTCTCCGAGGTCCTGGACCGCGACGGCTCCGACGCCATGCGCTGGTTCCTGATGTCCAGCCCCATCCTGCGCGGCGGCAACCTGGTGGTCACCGAACAAGGCATCCGCGACGGCGTCCGCCAGGTCATCTTGCCCCTGTGGAACGTCTACAGCTTCTTCACCCTGTACGCGAACACCGCTAACAACGGCCAAGGCTACGACGCGAAACTGCGGTTTGACGGCTACACCGACACCATGGACCAATACCTGCTAGCCAACACCGGCGACCTGGTGCGGGAGCTGACCGCCAAACTAGATGACTACGACGTCTCGGGGGCCTGCGATTCCCTGCGCAACTACCTGGACATGCTCACCAACTGGTACGTGCGCCGCAGCCGTGGCCGCTTCTTCGATGAGAACGCCGACGCCTTCGACGCGCTCTACACGGCGTTGGAAACCGTGTGCCGGGTTGCCGCCCCGCTGCTGCCGCTGGTCACCGAAGAAATCTGGCGCGGGCTCACCGGTGGGCGCTCCGTGCACCTGACCGACTGGCCCAACGCCGAGCTTTTCGTCTCCAATGCCGCCCTCGTGGAGCAGATGGATAAGATCCAGCAGATCTGTTCCACCGGTTCCAGCCTGCGCAAGGCCGCGAAGCTGCGCGTCCGCCTGCCCCTGCAGGAGTTGACGGTGGTGGCCCCGAACGCGGCACTGCTGAACGACGGTGCCGCGATCGTCGCGGAGGAACTGAACATCCGCACCGTCCGCTTCGTCGATGCCTCTGACGCCTCCCCGGAAGAATTTGGCATCACCTCCAAGCTGGTGGTCAACGCACGGGCGGCCGGCCCGCGCTTGGGCAAGAACGTCCAGCTGGCCATCAAGGGCTCCAAGAGCGGCGACTGGTCCATCACCGACGGCGTCGTCACCGCCGGAGGCCTAGCCCTGGAACCCTCCGAGTACACGCTGGAGACCATGGTGACCGAGGCGTCCGACGGCGGGCAGAGTGCCGTCGCCATGCTGCCGCACGGCGGCTTCGTGGTGTTGGACACCGAGCTGACACCCGAACTTGAGGCCGAAGGCGCCGCCCGTGACATGGTGCGCGCCATCCAGCAGGCCCGCAAGGACGCCGGGCTCAATGTCAGCGACCGCATCCGCACCATCATCAGCGCACCGCAGGATGTTGTGGATGCCCTGCACGCCAACGCCGAGCTGGTCAAAAAGGAGACCTTGACGCTTAAGCTTGAACTTATCCCTGGTGACGTTGAAACCACCATCACTGTTGAACGGACGATCGCTTAA
- a CDS encoding SDR family oxidoreductase, giving the protein MVENKSKHAVVTGASTGIGEATVRKLRSEGWQVVAVARRADRLERLAGETGAQVFAADITKDEDIDALAVFVSENGGLDTLINIAGGARGADTVGSANNDDWEWMFQANVMGTLKMTKAFLPALRAHGRGTVLNLTSTAGLVAYEGGAGYNAAKFAQHALTNALRLEEVENNLRVIEVAPGLVHTEEFALNRLGGDQAAAEKVYAGVAEPLTADDVAGVVSYAVGLPHHINLDQIVIRPVAQAANHKLIRK; this is encoded by the coding sequence ATGGTTGAAAACAAGTCCAAGCATGCAGTTGTCACAGGAGCCAGCACGGGCATCGGCGAGGCCACCGTCCGCAAACTCCGCTCCGAAGGCTGGCAGGTGGTGGCCGTTGCACGCCGCGCCGACCGCCTAGAACGTCTGGCCGGGGAAACCGGTGCGCAGGTGTTCGCCGCAGACATCACCAAGGACGAAGACATCGACGCCTTGGCCGTGTTCGTTAGCGAGAACGGCGGCCTCGACACACTGATCAACATCGCTGGGGGAGCCCGCGGGGCCGACACGGTGGGCTCGGCCAACAACGACGATTGGGAATGGATGTTCCAGGCCAACGTCATGGGCACCCTGAAAATGACCAAAGCGTTCCTTCCTGCCCTTCGTGCCCACGGCCGCGGCACGGTGCTGAACCTGACCTCCACCGCCGGGCTCGTGGCCTATGAAGGCGGGGCGGGCTACAACGCCGCGAAGTTTGCCCAGCACGCGCTGACCAATGCGCTGCGCCTTGAGGAAGTCGAAAATAACCTGCGCGTCATCGAGGTGGCTCCCGGCCTGGTTCACACCGAGGAATTTGCCCTCAACAGGCTTGGCGGCGATCAGGCCGCAGCCGAAAAAGTTTATGCGGGCGTGGCCGAACCCCTCACTGCCGATGACGTGGCCGGGGTGGTCAGCTATGCCGTCGGACTTCCCCACCACATCAACCTGGACCAGATCGTGATCCGACCCGTGGCCCAGGCCGCCAACCACAAGCTCATCCGCAAATAA
- a CDS encoding DUF488 domain-containing protein, whose translation MSAVRILRVYEQPEPGEFRVLVDRLWPRGISKDKVDVWLKEVAPSAEVRNEFDHQAKRFLAFQRHYRAELAANDAVGTLQDLLAAHPKVVLLYGAKDPIMNQAAVLLEFLDASGR comes from the coding sequence ATGAGCGCCGTGCGAATATTGCGTGTGTACGAACAGCCCGAGCCCGGGGAATTTAGGGTGCTGGTCGACAGATTGTGGCCGCGCGGCATTAGCAAGGACAAGGTGGACGTGTGGTTGAAGGAAGTAGCGCCCAGCGCAGAGGTTCGCAATGAATTTGACCACCAGGCCAAGCGGTTCCTCGCTTTTCAGCGCCACTACAGGGCCGAACTTGCCGCCAACGACGCCGTGGGCACGCTCCAGGACTTGTTGGCCGCGCACCCCAAGGTGGTCCTGCTCTACGGGGCCAAGGACCCGATCATGAACCAGGCGGCCGTGTTGCTGGAATTCCTGGACGCGTCGGGGCGCTAA
- a CDS encoding MepB family protein has product MQQTFPGEGTHRPTMNVTDPRPAAWAKAKELLLEPAGLGCPDPVAEPEGGDYGACEFTVGGRLARFRVAKTTPTKVGQFVTLWQRTSQGPIRPFDTADGVDLFVVHVTDGTQSGQFVFPADVLARRGVLSVAGRGGKRAIRLYAPWVETSSAQAAKTQAWQIMYFLPFSPAPEVDRIRGLYGA; this is encoded by the coding sequence ATGCAACAAACATTCCCCGGCGAAGGAACGCACAGACCCACCATGAACGTCACCGACCCGCGGCCCGCAGCATGGGCGAAGGCCAAGGAATTGCTGCTGGAGCCCGCCGGGCTGGGCTGCCCGGATCCTGTGGCAGAGCCCGAGGGTGGCGACTATGGAGCCTGCGAGTTCACTGTGGGCGGGCGCCTTGCCCGGTTCCGCGTGGCCAAGACAACGCCCACCAAGGTGGGACAGTTTGTCACCCTGTGGCAGCGGACCAGCCAGGGGCCCATCAGACCTTTTGATACCGCTGACGGCGTCGACTTGTTTGTCGTCCACGTCACCGACGGCACACAATCCGGACAATTCGTGTTTCCTGCGGACGTCCTGGCACGGCGCGGGGTGCTCTCCGTTGCCGGGCGGGGCGGAAAACGGGCCATACGTCTTTATGCCCCCTGGGTTGAAACCTCAAGCGCCCAGGCGGCGAAAACCCAGGCATGGCAGATCATGTACTTCTTGCCTTTTTCCCCCGCCCCGGAAGTGGACCGGATCCGAGGCCTGTACGGCGCGTGA
- the valS gene encoding valine--tRNA ligase: protein MAENFPGTDTPAPTTSNVPDKPALEGLEESLTKRWLAEGTYKFDSETTREQVYSIDTPPPTASGSLHVGHMFSYTQTDVLARFQRMNGKNVFYPMGWDDNGLPTERRVQNYYGVRCDPKIAYDADYRPPAAPAKNQRDFDVISRKNFIELCEVLAVEDEKVFEHLFQTLGLSVDWALTYRTIDDHSRAVSQRGFLANLNNGDAYMAEAPTLWDVTFRTAVAQAELEDREVAGAYYRYPFFAEDGSKIYIETTRPELLAACSALVANPDDERYKPLFGKKVTSPLFGVEVEVRAHALAKPDKGSGVAMVCTFGDLTDVTWWRELRLPTRAIVGRDGRILGDTPEWITTEEGRANYAAIAGKTVFSAKEAVVELLVGADLLDGEPKKIMHPVNFFEKGDKPLEVVTSRQWYIRNGGRDADRRERLINRGKEIEFHPAFMRSRYENWISGLNGDWLVSRQRFFGVPVPVWYPLDADANPDYENPILPTSEMLPVDPAADAAPGYAEEQRNVAGGFIGDADVLDTWATSSLTPQIVGGWSVDEDLFKKVYPFDLRPQGHDIIRTWLFSSAVRADALQGSAPWKHAAISGWILDPDRKKMSKSKGNVVVPTDVLNDFGADAVRYWAASAKLGADTAYEIAQMKIGRRLAIKLLNASKFVLNLGATESNVLSNDSAALTNPLDRAVLAQLADVVRQATSAFEKYDYAKALQITESFFWHFTDDYVELIKDRAYGAAGDHEQESVLAALATALDSLLRLFAPFLPFATEEVWSWWRTGSIHRAPWPTSVEVSDGDTTLLATVGDALSGIRKAKSEAKVKQRTQVLSATVTAGVVQAAQLTAGLGDLKAAANAVEITVAQGEGELSVSDVLLAPAEEPVQA, encoded by the coding sequence ATGGCTGAAAATTTTCCGGGCACAGACACGCCCGCTCCCACCACAAGCAACGTTCCCGACAAGCCCGCCCTGGAGGGCCTCGAAGAGTCCCTGACCAAGCGTTGGCTCGCCGAAGGAACCTACAAGTTCGACAGCGAGACCACCCGGGAGCAGGTGTACTCCATTGATACTCCCCCACCCACGGCATCCGGATCCTTGCACGTGGGGCACATGTTCTCCTACACGCAGACGGATGTGCTGGCCCGTTTCCAGCGCATGAACGGCAAGAACGTCTTTTACCCGATGGGCTGGGACGACAACGGCCTGCCCACGGAGCGCCGCGTGCAAAACTACTATGGTGTGCGCTGCGACCCGAAAATCGCCTACGACGCCGACTACCGCCCCCCGGCAGCACCGGCCAAGAACCAGCGTGACTTCGACGTCATCTCCCGCAAGAACTTCATCGAACTGTGTGAGGTGCTGGCCGTTGAGGACGAGAAGGTCTTTGAGCACCTGTTCCAGACCCTGGGCCTTTCGGTGGACTGGGCGCTGACCTACCGCACCATCGATGACCACTCCCGTGCCGTTTCCCAGCGCGGCTTCCTGGCCAATCTGAACAATGGCGACGCCTACATGGCCGAGGCCCCCACCCTGTGGGATGTCACGTTCCGCACCGCCGTGGCCCAGGCCGAGCTCGAGGACCGCGAAGTTGCCGGCGCCTACTACCGGTACCCGTTCTTCGCCGAAGACGGCAGCAAGATCTACATTGAAACCACCCGCCCGGAACTGCTGGCCGCCTGCTCGGCACTTGTCGCCAACCCGGATGACGAGCGGTACAAGCCGCTGTTTGGCAAGAAGGTCACCTCGCCGTTGTTCGGCGTCGAAGTGGAGGTTCGTGCCCACGCCCTGGCCAAGCCCGACAAGGGCTCCGGCGTTGCCATGGTCTGCACCTTCGGTGACCTGACCGACGTCACCTGGTGGCGTGAACTCCGGTTGCCAACGCGCGCCATTGTGGGCCGTGACGGGCGCATCCTAGGTGACACGCCCGAGTGGATCACCACCGAGGAGGGCCGCGCCAACTATGCTGCGATCGCCGGCAAGACAGTCTTCAGTGCCAAGGAAGCCGTGGTTGAACTGCTCGTTGGTGCGGACTTGCTCGACGGCGAACCGAAGAAAATCATGCACCCTGTGAACTTTTTTGAAAAAGGTGACAAGCCCCTTGAGGTTGTCACCTCCCGCCAGTGGTACATCCGCAACGGCGGCCGTGACGCGGACCGCCGCGAACGCCTCATCAACCGGGGCAAGGAAATCGAGTTCCATCCGGCTTTCATGCGCTCACGTTACGAGAACTGGATTTCCGGCCTGAACGGCGACTGGCTCGTTTCACGCCAGCGTTTCTTCGGCGTCCCGGTCCCGGTCTGGTACCCGCTGGATGCGGACGCGAACCCGGACTACGAGAACCCCATCCTGCCCACGAGCGAGATGCTACCGGTTGACCCCGCCGCGGACGCCGCCCCGGGCTACGCCGAGGAGCAGCGCAATGTGGCCGGCGGCTTCATTGGAGACGCCGATGTCCTGGACACCTGGGCCACCTCCTCGCTGACACCGCAGATCGTGGGCGGTTGGAGCGTTGATGAGGACTTGTTCAAGAAGGTCTACCCCTTCGACTTGCGCCCCCAAGGTCACGACATCATCCGCACCTGGCTGTTCTCCTCCGCCGTGCGCGCCGACGCGCTGCAGGGCAGCGCCCCGTGGAAGCACGCTGCCATCTCCGGCTGGATCCTGGACCCGGACCGCAAGAAGATGTCCAAGTCCAAGGGCAACGTGGTGGTCCCCACCGACGTGCTCAACGACTTTGGTGCCGACGCCGTCCGCTACTGGGCTGCCTCCGCCAAACTAGGCGCCGACACGGCGTACGAGATTGCACAGATGAAGATCGGCCGCCGTCTGGCCATCAAGTTGCTCAACGCCTCCAAGTTCGTGCTGAACCTGGGCGCCACCGAATCCAATGTGCTTTCCAACGACTCCGCCGCGCTCACCAATCCCCTGGACCGTGCCGTACTGGCCCAGTTGGCCGACGTCGTCCGTCAGGCCACGAGTGCGTTTGAGAAATACGACTACGCCAAGGCCCTGCAGATCACGGAGAGCTTCTTCTGGCACTTCACCGACGACTATGTGGAGCTCATCAAGGACCGCGCTTACGGCGCCGCGGGCGATCACGAGCAGGAGTCGGTGTTGGCCGCCCTGGCCACGGCACTTGATTCGCTGCTGCGCCTGTTTGCCCCGTTCCTGCCGTTCGCCACGGAGGAAGTCTGGAGCTGGTGGCGCACCGGTTCCATCCACCGCGCACCGTGGCCCACTTCAGTAGAGGTAAGCGACGGCGACACCACTTTGCTCGCGACAGTCGGAGACGCTTTGAGCGGCATCCGCAAGGCCAAGTCCGAGGCCAAGGTCAAGCAGCGCACCCAGGTGCTCTCCGCGACGGTGACCGCCGGTGTGGTGCAGGCCGCGCAGCTCACGGCAGGTTTGGGTGACCTGAAGGCCGCGGCGAACGCCGTGGAAATCACCGTAGCCCAAGGCGAGGGGGAACTGAGCGTCAGCGACGTGCTCCTAGCACCGGCCGAGGAACCTGTCCAGGCCTGA